The stretch of DNA ACTGATATTGTTGAAGCGGTGCTGTCGGATATTGAGATGCCCGGTATGGATGGATATCATCTTTGTAAGAAAATCAAGGAAGACCCTGAGCTGAAATCGCTGCCCGTTGTGCTTTTTTCTTCATTGATAACTGAAAAGCTTATACATAAAGGGGAGGCTGTAGGCGCGGATGGGCAATTTGCGAAGCCGGACCTTAAACTGATAGGGCACATAAAAAAACTTGTTGAGGAAAGAAAGAGGGCGATCTGAAGAGATTGCCCCGTCCTGCTTGAATTGTGTGCAAACCTGTGGCAATCCACTGTTTTTATGATAATACTAAATTAATTATACAACACTAAACCACATTGATTCGAAACATTTTTTACAAATTTAACTAAATGAAAAATGGGAGAGGTTTTATGTATATATAAACTGATGTCCCAAATAATTGATTATTGGAGAAGCCTTGTTCTTACAGCCCTTCTGCGCTCTTGTGGCAATATGATGCGAACTTCAGTTCCATTATCCGGCAAAATGTCAACCTCAAGACGGCCTTTATGCTCCTGAATGATTCTTTTGGCCAGGGTAAGTCCCAGACCCAGGCAGTTAAATTTTGTAGTAAAAAAAGGATCAAAGATGAAGGGAAGATTTTCAGGCAGGATTCCATCTCCGTTATCTTTAACTCTTATCAACGACTGATCCCCGGTAACACTACCGGTTATTGTCAGCCTGCCGTTGTTAGAGATGGTCTCCAGACCGTTCTGCACTATGCACTGAACAGCCCGGACTATAAGAAGGAGATCACCGAACAGAGGTTTTACAGATAAAGTATTCGGGTCAGGAAAACTGATTTTCAACGGATTTTCTTCAATTTCAAGTTTAAAAACATGTTTGATTCCATCAAAGATTTCGGAGAGTGTAATGGTAGAATAATGGATTTGATGTACCTGAGAAAATTCCACCAATCGGTCGATTATATATTCAAGGCGTTTTGCTTCATTGTGAATGATTTCAGTATAATGGGCAAATTCCTCATGAGATATCTGATCTTTGGCCAAACGTAAGGCAAACCCTCCAATAGAAACTATGGGGTTTCTAATCTGATGTGAAATTTGATCGGTCATCAATCCGAGTCCGGCAAATCTTTCAGAGCTGAGGGATTCTTTTTCCATACTTTTTAGATGGGTAATATCCTGAAAGGTAAAGACCATGAACTCATATCCCGGGGAATCTTCTCTATATAATGCTGTAGAAAGGTTAACAAAAAAGGTGCCATTGTCATTCCTGCGTAGAAGAGCCTCTCCTTCAAAGTTTTTGCCTTCCCGGATCAATTTTATAATATTCGGGAGGTAAAACTGGGTATCGTCAGGAAGAAATAATATATCTATCAACTGACCATTCAAAGAATCTTTCGGATAGCCGAGTAGTTCTACTGCCAAATTATTGGTAAAGCGAATACGTCCCTGATTGTCGGTCAGGATAATCCCCGTCTTGACAATCTCAAACAGTGTACTGCTCAGACTTTGTGACCACAACAAGGGGTCCATTTTTTTAATTCCTTCTTTTTTTAAGACCGGTACTATGATGACCCTGTTTTTTAACAGAAGTTTATCTTAAGGACCTTATATATATTTTAATACAAATTATTAATATGGCAACAATTGTTTTTTTGAGGGATGAAATTAGATTTCATATCTTGCTTGCAAAATCGGGAGGAATATGAAAGGATAGAAGCGGTGAAATATCGGATTTGCTGAATAAAAACAGGAAACTTGTGTCATCGTTTGTCTTCACAAGTCAGATAATGAAAGAAGGAGGAAAAGAATGTACAGCAGCTTATATAAGAAAAAGCTTACTACCCCTGAAAAAGCTGTAAGGCTAATAAAAGACGAGGATATGCTTGTTCACGGGCTTACTATGGCTGAACCGCCTGCCCTGCTTAGAGCAACGGCTTCCCGCATAAGGGCGGGAGACCTCAAGCGGATCAGGATATTTTCCGTACTGCCCTTAGCTCATGCCTGTACGACGCTTCTTGTGCCTGATCTTGTTGACTGTGTCGAGGCATACAGCGGTTTTGTGAGCGCAGGCGCAAGGGGAATGGTAAGGACCGGACTCAGCTATTATATACCGAATCATCTCCATCAGATTCCAAGGCTTTTAAAAGAGTTTATAGGGGTTGATGTATGTGTGACCATGGTGTCGCCCATGGATAAGGCAGGGTATTTTTCATTTGGAACAGCCAACGATTTTACGTCTACGGCTGCAAGGGCAGCAAGGGCATTGATTGTTGAGGTAAATCGCCATATGCCGAGAGTCTTTGGGGATTCCCTTCTGCACATTTCTGAAGTGGATGCAGTCATAGAAAACGACGAGCCCATCCCTGATTTTCCACGTGCTGAAGCAAGGCCTGAAGACGAGATCATTGGTCGGATGATAGCAGAAATAGTTCCTGAAGGTGCTGCCCTGCAGTTAGGCATAGGCAGCCTGCCAAACGCTGTGGCAAGGCACCTCGAACATCACAGTAAACTCGGTATCCATACCGAGGTCTTTGGCCCCGGCATGGTTTTTCTTATTAAGAAAGGAGTTATCACCGGTGAAAAGAAAACCTTACATCCCAGGAAGCATGTCTATACTGTGGCGCAGGGTGACCAGGGGATGCTCGAGTTTATGAACGATAATCCCGCAATGGTCAGCTATCCCTGTTCTTATACCAACCATCCCTCAGTGATAGCGCAAAATGACCGTATGATTTCAATTAACTCTGTTCTTCAGGTTGATCTTTTGGGACAGTGCAACGCAGAATTTTTATCCGGCTATCAATATAGTGGTACAGGCGGGCAACTGGATTTTGTAAGGGGCGCCTTTGATTCGAAGGAAGGAAAATCAATTCTTGCTTTTTACTCTACCGCAAGCAATGGTGAAATATCACGGGTTGTCGACCGTTTCGATTCAGGTGCTATGGTTACTACCCCTCGTATGGATACCCATTATCTGGTAACGGAATTCGGTGTTGCCAATCTAAAAGGTAAATCCACAAGGGATAGGGCACTGGCAATCATCGGTTTGGCGCATCCTAAATACCGTGAACAACTCCTGCGCCGTGCAGAGGATATGTATCTTTTGTGAGAATGAATTATCTTGCCATATTTATGTTATATGGCAAGACCTACAAGTCGGGGATATTTTATTATGCTTGCTGTCTATGTAAATGATAAATCAGCGCTTCACCTTGGGTATTGAATCGGACCGGAATACCTGAAGTTCCAACCCCGGCATGAGTTATACCCTGCATATCAAGGTATTTCCAATGTCCTCGGTAATACCTCCGACCTCGGTTCAGGTGGGTAATAAGCGGCTTCCCGCCAGGTAAACATACCTGACCGGCATGGGTATGACCGCACAGGTATAAACATACACCCATTTCAGCAGCAACATCATAGAGTTCAGGGGAATGGACCAGGGCGATGGAAAACTCGTTATCTGCGTGTTCCAGCGCATGTAATGCCTGATCAGTGTAATAATAGTGAACATCGTCGGTGCCGATTATTCTGATTTTATCATTACCCTGATGAATAAAACAGGCTGAATTGACCAGCATGGTAATGCCGATTTGTTCCATAGGATTGAGCATATGGCACCCGTCATGATTACCGAGAATCCCAATGAATCCATGTTTGCTATTGATGTGTCCGACCAGATATTCGAGGCTTTTGATAATATGTTTGTGGAGTCCATGTAATTTTGTTCGGTAATCTCCTGTCAATACGCATAAATCTACGGTTCTATTTTCCAGAACATTAATAATTCGATCTTCTATACCGTTTGTTCCATCCAAATGAAGGTCAGAGAGATGAAGAATCGTGAATCCTTCAAATGCTTGCGGTAAATTTGTGAAGTACAGGGGCATCTCCCTTAGTATAATATTTTCCGCATTACGTACCCCTTTTTGATACAGGTTTACAAGACGCAATACGAATCCGAGGGTTTTCATCATAATGAGTAACTGATACCAGTGATGGCGTCCCCTGTTTCCATACCGTCTGGTTTTCAAATTATCCATTTCCATTCGAAAACGATTGTTGGCCCATATTTGTCTCCGGTTAATAAACCTTTGTTCGGGAAATAGGGGTTCAGGTTTTGGAAAATCGTCCAAGACTATTGTAGGGGAAGGTGAATTTGATGATGGGGTATCCATTTCTATCCTCCTCAAATTTGTTACTCTATTAGAATTATAAAAGGCCGGGTAATTGTCAAGAATAAAACGTCCTGGAGTTTCCTGAGTGCTGTTTTCGAATATGCCCGAATTTTAATACAACATGTGTTATACTATATGTCGAAATATTATTCTGGAAGGGAGTGCAATGATGAGAAATAAGGGATACACAATCAGGAAAAAATCAGGGTTCAAAAAAGTAGAGAACAGCAAGACTGCTGACGAGATTCTGAATGAAATAAAACAAAGCATTACCCCGCGAAACGACTATAGAGAACAGTCACTGAGAATTCATGGTCTTATCTGCGCAAAGTGCGCAAGAGAGTTTGGCGATAAAGACAGACATCTCCTGACCGTACATCATAGGGATGGCAATTCCAGGAATAACCCTCCGGACGGCTCAAACTGGGAAAATCTCTGTGTTTATTGCCATGACGATGAACACAGCAGGGGTCTACTCGCTGATTATCTCAGTGAGAATAAATAGCAATAAATTTATCTTTTATGTTTTTGTGGGGTCTGCAAGGGATTATCTTTCATAGAGAGAGAAATACGTTTTCGTCCGATATCCACATCAAGAACTGTGACTATCACCTGCTGGTGGACCTTTACTGCCTCGTTAGGGTTTTTAACAAAGCGATTTGAAAGCTGGCTGATATGTACCAGACCTTCCTGATGCACGCCTATATCTACAAAGGCGCCGAAGGCAGTGATGTTGGTAACAATCCCGGGGAGCCTCATGCCCGGTTTAACATCTTCAATCTTTTCAATTCCCTCTGTAAAGGCAAATGCCTCAAACTGATCACGCGGGTCCCGTCCGGGTTTGGCAAGCTCATTCAGAATGTCGTTGAGTGTGGGGAGCCCCACTGTATCGGTAAGATATCGATTTACATCTATCTGTTTTCTCAGCGTTTCGTTCCGTATCAGGTCCTTGACAGAACTTTTTATGTCCTGTGCCATTGCTTCGACAATCGGGTAGCTTTCCGGATGGACAGCACTTTCGTCCAAGGGGTTTTTTGCCCCGTTTATTCTTAAGAATCCTGCGGCCTGCTCAAATGCTTTTGGGCCCAGGCGCGGCACCTTTTTCAACTCTTTTCTTGATCCAAAGGGTCCATGTTCATCCCGGTATCCCACAATGGCCTTTGCAAGTCCCGGCCCCAAGCCGGAGACGTACGTAAGAAGCTGTTTGCTTGATGTGTTAACCTCAACCCCCACAGCATTCACGCAACTTGTGACCACGTCATCGAGACCTCTTTTCAGGGCGCGCTGATCTACGTCATGCTGATATTGTCCGACCCCGATTGACTTGGGATCGATCTTCACCAGTTCCGCAAGTGGGTCCATGAGTCGTCTGCCGATTGAAGCAGCGCCTCTCACCGTGATATCATAATCGGGAAATTCCTCCCGTGCTGTTTCAGATGCAGAATAGACGGAGGCGCCGCTCTCGTTTACTATTATCACAGGAATTTCCCCTGGCAGTTTGAGCCTTTTCAAGAAGGTCTCTGTTTCTCTTCCTGCTGTTCCATTTCCTATGGCAATTGCTTCTACACTAAAATTTCTGCAGAGTTCAATCACCGTCTCACCTGCCCTGGTAGCCTCTTTCTCTGATTGATGAGGGAAGATCGTATTGGTTTGAAGCAGCTTTCCCTGGCTATCGAGGCATACCACTTTGCAGCCTGTTCGGAAGCCTGGGTCTATAGCAAGGACATTCTTCCTTCCCAGCGGTGGAGCAAGAAGAAGCTGTCGAAGGTTTTCCGCAAAGACCCGGATTGCATCTTCATCTGCCCGGTCTTTTGTGATAACACGGACCTCCGTCTCTATAGAGGGAAAGAGGAGCCGCCTGCAACTGTCTTCAAGAGACTGTTTTACCTGGTTTGATCCCGGGTCGTTTCTTTTGATGAATAAGGTTTCAATAATGGCAATAGCCTCTTGCTCGGGTGGAACAACGCGGAGCGTCAGAGCACCTTCCTTTTCTCCCCGTCTCATTGCGAGGATCCGATGAGAAGGGGCGGTATTGACAGGTTCTTCCCAGTCGTAATAATCCCTGTACTTGGCTCCTTCCTCCTCTTTATCAGGTAAGACTTTTGATTTGAATACAGACTTCTGAAGGAAAAACCCTCTTATTCCGGCGCGTGCCTCAGCGTCTTCGCTGATCCACTCCGCCATGATATCCCGCGCCCCCGAAAGGGCATCGTCTGATGAATGTACTTCTTTTTCAGGATTTATAAATGCTTTTGCCTCTTCGAATGGGTCTGAGTTTACCGGGTCGATACCATCCTGTGCAAAAAGACGCTGTGCTAATGGTTCAAGCCCCTTTTCCCTTGCAATGGCAGCACGTGTTCTACGTTTTGGACGGAAGGGGAGATAGATATCCTCCAGAATGGTCATAGTTTCGGCTTTATTGAGCTTTTCTTTCAATTCATCATTTAAAAGCCCTCTCTCTTCGAGAGAACGAAAAATGGCGTCTCTTCGGTTGTCCAGTTCAGCCAGTTGTTCAAGACGATCCCGGATTGCTGTAATCGCCACTTCATCAAGTGAATTTGTAGCTTCTTTTCGATAACGGGCAATAAAGGGAATTGTTGCTCCCTCTTTAAGAAGCAGGGATACCGACTTTACTTGCCCTGGTATCAGATGGAGTTCAAGGGCAATTCGCTCAATATGGGTTTCATTCATTATTTCCTCGTCCGACAAAAAAAGAGCCGGCACATGTGCCGGCTCTTTTGGTTTCAGGAATTATTTTCTATACTTTTTCAGATGCCAGTATGGCAGCACCAAGAGCGCCGACTATTTGAGGCTCTGAATGAATTCTCAAACTTGTGCCTAAAGCATTTTCAAGAGCCTTAACAACGCCGATGTTTTTTGCAACACCTCCTGTCATTATTACCTCTTCTTTAGCACCGCCCAATCTGTTGATCAAGCCTATTGTCCTGTCGGCTATTGCCCTGTGAATCCCGTACAATATGTCTTCTATTTCTTCCCCTTCACTTACAAGAGAAATAACCTCTGATTCTGCGAAAACAGTGCATATACTGCTGATTGCCAATTCCTTTTTGTGTTGCAGTGATATATCACCTATTTTATTAAGATCAACATCTAATGCCTTTGCCATTACCTCGACGAACCTGCCTGTACCTGCCGCACATTTATCATTCATCTCGAATTCTACAACACGTCCCTTTTGGTCAATCCTTATCACCTTTGTATCCTGCCCGCCAATGTCTATGATTGTCCTTGCGTCCGGGAAAAGGTAATTTACGCCTTTTGCAATACAAGTTATCTCTGTGATAGACTGTTGTGCAAACATGGCCCTTTTTCTACCGCAGCCCGTAGCAACAACATATGATATGTCAGAAGACTGTTTCGACTGATAGGCAAGCACTTTCTCAAGGGCATTTTCTGCAGACTTTTTAGAATCAGCACCAGTCTGTGCTATCTCATAGTAAAGAATACCTTTGTCCTTATCAAAAAGGAGTGCTTCTGTTGTGATAGAGCCTATATCAATTCCAGCAACTAACATGTATTATTACCTTTCCTTACTCAATAATGGCAAGAATGGCGTCTGCTTCTACGTCTTGGCCTGCGGATACCATTATTTCTTTTATAACGCCTCCTACCGGCGCTACGATAGGCATTTCCATCTTCATTGCTTCAAGAGTTGCAATCTGGTCATCTTCGGCAACCTTATCTCCAACATTTACAATAACATTTACGATTTTTCCAACCATTGGAACAGTTACTTCTGTAGCCATTTTAGCCTCCTTAAATTTTGTTGTTAACTCTTTCTGTAACCCAAAGCAAACTGAGCGATTATCATTTTCTGAACATTTGATGTGCCTTCAACTATCTGATAAGACTTTGCATCTCTTAAGTATCTCTCGACAGGATATTCTGAAGAGAAACCGTAGGAACCGAATATTTTTACTGCTTCTGAGGCGCAGAAATTTGCAGACTCAGCAGCATAATATTTTGCCATGGAGGTTTCAAGGGTGTTGTTCATTCCCTGGTCCTTCTGCCATGCTGCTCTGTAGACAAGCAATTTTGCAGCGTCGTGTTCGACAGACATCCTGCCAATCTGCTCCTGAATCATCTGGAACTGGCCTATCGCCTGACCAAACTGCTCTCTCTCATTGGAGTATTTGCAGGCTTCATCGATACATGCCTGTGATACGCCGACTGCCCTGGCTGCTGAACTTAAACGTGTGAAGTTAAGCATGGTCATACAAATATTAAATCCCTGACCAAGTTTTCCTACAAGGGCGCTTTTCGGTATCTTTGCTTCTTCAAAGAAAATCTCACCGGTAGGTGCACAGTGAAGGCCGAGTTTTGTTGTAATAGCCCTCTGGGTGACGCCGGGGGTATTGAAATCAACAAAGAATGCGGACATACCTTTGTGTTTTGCTGCTGTGTCGGTCATAGCATAGACAATACCGGAACCACAATAGGGTACTCCGGATATCCATGTTTTTGTACCATTGAGAATAAAACCATCATCAACTTCTTTTGCAGTTGTTTTCATGCTGGCCACGTCAGATCCGGAGTTCGGCTCTGTAATAGCAAAGCAGCTACCGTTTGTCCCTGCAATCAGTCCCGGCAAGTACTGCTCTTTTAATTCATCGCTTGCAAATTTTATTAGTGCATTCTGAGGACCATTCATCTGAAGGTTGAAGGGAAGTCCCCAAGAAGGACTTACTCTTGCAAATTCCATTGCCATGAGGGTTGCTGCCATATGGCCTTCCTCAAGTCCGAGTCCGCCGTACTGTTCAGGGGCAATACAGGCAAACATGCCCTGGTCGCCCATTTTTTTCAGCATTTCAGGACGATATTTATGCTCCTTTTCATCTTCTTCCATAGTAGGTTTAATATTTTTTACAGCGAAATCATAAGCCATTTTACGCATTGATTCGAGCTCATCAGAAAACTTAAATTCCATATTTTTCTCTCCTTTCGATAAGAATGTGAAACAATTAACAAACTATATTAGCAAAGCGCATTTTTCATGTCAAGCTTATTTTTTCAAAATAGGTGGGTGTTTACGGTTAATTATAAAAGGTTAACTGTTCAGTGCCTGTTGCCTGACTCCTCTGGCTGAGCAAGAGCAACAAACGGAATGTTTCAATCAATAGATTCCTCGAAGCTCTGCTACGGGGTAGTTCATTAAAGTATTTTTCCTTGTCGACATTCAGATTATTTGAAAAATATTGCAGAGGCCGGCAGGCTTATATATAATTAACGATTAAACAATTCAGAGGGAAGCTTTGATTTTTAATAAAACGGGTTTGGTTAAGGATAATTTATATGTTACAGGTTTTCCCTGGTCACCGGTTTACCTCTTAGTTTCTGAACACCCGGTTATTTTTGAAGCCGGTTTTTGCTGTATGGGTAGGCACTATGAAAAAGATATAATAGAAATATTGCACGAAAGAAAACCAGAAATGCTTTTTATAACACATGTTCATTATGATCATTGCGGAGCAGCATCGTATCTGAAAAAGGTATTTGAGGGCTTGAAAATAGGTGCTTCCGGAAGAGCCTCAGAGATAATTCAAAGACCTAATGCACAGGCATTAATGGTTAACTTAAGCGAAAATGTAATTAAATTAATTGAAAATATGGATGATGTAAATAATGATATACTTGTTAGAGATCAATTTGAGCCTTTTCATGTGGATACGTTGCTTGAAGACGGACAGATCATTGATTTTAAAAACGGTTTATCTGTCCATGTTTTTGCAAGTCCCGGGCATACAAGAGATATGTTAAGCTATTATATACCTGAGAAAAAATTTCTTATAGCAACAGAAACTGCCGGCTGTATGAGCCATACCGGCGCTATAGTTACCGAATTTCTGGTTGATTACGATGCTTACATCACATCTCTAAGGCGGCTTGCCGAGTTGGAAGTAGATGTATTATGTCAGGGACACCATTTTGTTTTTACCGGCAGCGATGTAAAGAAACATTTTGAAAAGTCTATTATTTCAGCAGAAAAATTCAGAGAGACTGTGGAAGATTTTCTACGATTGGAAGATGGTTCAGTTGAACGGGTAGTCTCCTTGATTAAAGCTCAGGAGTATGACCTGAATCCCGGACCCAAGCAACCGGAGGGGGCATATATGCTTAATCTCAGGAAAAGGGTGGCCCATTTGGCTGAACGGCTTGAGGCAAAAAGACACGGCGACAATTTATCGTGAACGGGTATCTTTATATTGTAAAGCTGAGCTATCTATAATTACAAATAGAATTGTCGAAATCCATCTTCTTGTACATGATCATAAATCAATTGAATATAAATTATTTGATTATTAATCAATTGAATTTATTTGCAAAAACTACAAAACAGTTGACTATTCCCTGTAATAACAGTTAATATTCAAAATGTGAATTTTTTAATTTATTAACAAATCGGAGGAATCTATGGAAATCAAAACTATTGGAGTATTGGGCGCAGGCGTTATGGGAAACGGCATTGCCCAGGTAGCCGCTCAGGCAGGCTATAATGTTATTTTGAGAGATATTGAAGACAGGTTTGTCGAAGGTGGCATCAAGAATATTGATAAGTTTCTCTCAAAGAGCGTTGAAAAAGGTAAAATGACTGCAGACGCTAAGAATGAGCTCATGGGAAGAATCAAAGGTACAACCAAGATGGAAGACCTCAAAGACGTGGACTTTGTTGTTGAGGTTATTATCGAAGTAATGGATGTAAAGAAAAAGGTATTTGCAGAGCTGGATGAACTTACCAGAAAGGATGTAATACTTTCCACAAACACATCATCAATGTCAATTACCGAGATTGCAACGGCAACGAAGAGACAGGATAAGATTGTGGGTATGCACTTTTTTAACCCGGTGCCACTTATGAAGCTGGTAGAAATCGTAAGAGGACATAGGACCAGCGATGAAACATATGCAATAACTGCTGATTTGACAAAGAAGCTTGGCAAAGAGGGTGTTGAGGTAAAAGTTGATGTGCCGGCTTTTCTTGTTAACAGACTTATGATACCGCACTTTATTGAGGCAATGAAGCTTTACGAACAGGGTGTAGCATCGAAGGAAGATATAGATAAAGCAGCAAAGCTTGGTCTTAATTACCCTATGGGGCCCTTTGAACTGATGGATCTTACAGGTCTTGATATCAACCTGAATGTGAATGAGTATCTGAGAAAAGAGTTGCCTGCTGAGTTGAAATGGCAGTCTTCTCTGGAGTTGAAGAACTTAGTAAAGGTCGGCAGACTGGGAAGGAAGACCGGCGCAGGATGGTACGATTACAACAAGTAGAAATATAGACTAACAATAAAAAAAAGGGGCGGACAAAATCCGCTCCTTTTTTTGTTCCTTTCAAGTTAACACCCTGCTCCAAGCAGCAGGGTGATTTATTAATTAATAATCTCTTTCCTGAGTAATACCGGCAAGAACCCAATTTCTATTGCCGATCTTTCTGGTAAAGGTCCAGTACTCGAGGAATTTTACAGGGTCAGTAGAATTGCCCGATATCACCTGGTTGTTTGTTTCATCTGTTGTATAATCAAGCAGGCTGGCAAGGAATTTTACCGTAATATATTCTTCACCCTGATCCTGTGCGGCGTCAACAATTTCTACCTGACGGACTGCGATATTTTCAAGACGGTTAAACTGCTTGTTTGCAATATAGGCGTTTACATCGTTTTGGAATGTATTGAGCATTTGTGGGGCAAGGAGATCACGAACCACGCTCATATCGCGTTTAGTCCATGCACCTTGAATTTTAAAAAATATGTCTTCCACAAGCTCTTTGAACATGTTTTCATCAAATGACGGGTCCATATCTTTTATATAACGAAGACCCTGTGATATAAGATCTCCCTGCATTGCCGGTTCATATGTTTGTTCAGGTGCAGGTTCGTTGTAGCTATATGACGGCGAAGAGGCATATCCGGCGCCTGCCGTACTCATCAGCATTTCTTGCTTCCGTGCCCGGTAGCGTTTAACTACAAAATAGATTATGCCAACGATAATCAAAAGAATAATAATATCGCCGAAGCCGAATCCGCCACCACCTCCGCCACCCCATCCGCCTGCTCCACCGGCAG from Pseudomonadota bacterium encodes:
- a CDS encoding PAS domain S-box protein, coding for MDPLLWSQSLSSTLFEIVKTGIILTDNQGRIRFTNNLAVELLGYPKDSLNGQLIDILFLPDDTQFYLPNIIKLIREGKNFEGEALLRRNDNGTFFVNLSTALYREDSPGYEFMVFTFQDITHLKSMEKESLSSERFAGLGLMTDQISHQIRNPIVSIGGFALRLAKDQISHEEFAHYTEIIHNEAKRLEYIIDRLVEFSQVHQIHYSTITLSEIFDGIKHVFKLEIEENPLKISFPDPNTLSVKPLFGDLLLIVRAVQCIVQNGLETISNNGRLTITGSVTGDQSLIRVKDNGDGILPENLPFIFDPFFTTKFNCLGLGLTLAKRIIQEHKGRLEVDILPDNGTEVRIILPQERRRAVRTRLLQ
- a CDS encoding 4-hydroxybutyrate--acetyl-CoA CoA transferase, with product MYSSLYKKKLTTPEKAVRLIKDEDMLVHGLTMAEPPALLRATASRIRAGDLKRIRIFSVLPLAHACTTLLVPDLVDCVEAYSGFVSAGARGMVRTGLSYYIPNHLHQIPRLLKEFIGVDVCVTMVSPMDKAGYFSFGTANDFTSTAARAARALIVEVNRHMPRVFGDSLLHISEVDAVIENDEPIPDFPRAEARPEDEIIGRMIAEIVPEGAALQLGIGSLPNAVARHLEHHSKLGIHTEVFGPGMVFLIKKGVITGEKKTLHPRKHVYTVAQGDQGMLEFMNDNPAMVSYPCSYTNHPSVIAQNDRMISINSVLQVDLLGQCNAEFLSGYQYSGTGGQLDFVRGAFDSKEGKSILAFYSTASNGEISRVVDRFDSGAMVTTPRMDTHYLVTEFGVANLKGKSTRDRALAIIGLAHPKYREQLLRRAEDMYLL
- a CDS encoding metallophosphoesterase; its protein translation is MDTPSSNSPSPTIVLDDFPKPEPLFPEQRFINRRQIWANNRFRMEMDNLKTRRYGNRGRHHWYQLLIMMKTLGFVLRLVNLYQKGVRNAENIILREMPLYFTNLPQAFEGFTILHLSDLHLDGTNGIEDRIINVLENRTVDLCVLTGDYRTKLHGLHKHIIKSLEYLVGHINSKHGFIGILGNHDGCHMLNPMEQIGITMLVNSACFIHQGNDKIRIIGTDDVHYYYTDQALHALEHADNEFSIALVHSPELYDVAAEMGVCLYLCGHTHAGQVCLPGGKPLITHLNRGRRYYRGHWKYLDMQGITHAGVGTSGIPVRFNTQGEALIYHLHRQQA
- a CDS encoding YajD family HNH nuclease, with amino-acid sequence MMRNKGYTIRKKSGFKKVENSKTADEILNEIKQSITPRNDYREQSLRIHGLICAKCAREFGDKDRHLLTVHHRDGNSRNNPPDGSNWENLCVYCHDDEHSRGLLADYLSENK
- a CDS encoding Tex family protein; this encodes MNETHIERIALELHLIPGQVKSVSLLLKEGATIPFIARYRKEATNSLDEVAITAIRDRLEQLAELDNRRDAIFRSLEERGLLNDELKEKLNKAETMTILEDIYLPFRPKRRTRAAIAREKGLEPLAQRLFAQDGIDPVNSDPFEEAKAFINPEKEVHSSDDALSGARDIMAEWISEDAEARAGIRGFFLQKSVFKSKVLPDKEEEGAKYRDYYDWEEPVNTAPSHRILAMRRGEKEGALTLRVVPPEQEAIAIIETLFIKRNDPGSNQVKQSLEDSCRRLLFPSIETEVRVITKDRADEDAIRVFAENLRQLLLAPPLGRKNVLAIDPGFRTGCKVVCLDSQGKLLQTNTIFPHQSEKEATRAGETVIELCRNFSVEAIAIGNGTAGRETETFLKRLKLPGEIPVIIVNESGASVYSASETAREEFPDYDITVRGAASIGRRLMDPLAELVKIDPKSIGVGQYQHDVDQRALKRGLDDVVTSCVNAVGVEVNTSSKQLLTYVSGLGPGLAKAIVGYRDEHGPFGSRKELKKVPRLGPKAFEQAAGFLRINGAKNPLDESAVHPESYPIVEAMAQDIKSSVKDLIRNETLRKQIDVNRYLTDTVGLPTLNDILNELAKPGRDPRDQFEAFAFTEGIEKIEDVKPGMRLPGIVTNITAFGAFVDIGVHQEGLVHISQLSNRFVKNPNEAVKVHQQVIVTVLDVDIGRKRISLSMKDNPLQTPQKHKR
- a CDS encoding acyl-CoA dehydratase activase, with product MLVAGIDIGSITTEALLFDKDKGILYYEIAQTGADSKKSAENALEKVLAYQSKQSSDISYVVATGCGRKRAMFAQQSITEITCIAKGVNYLFPDARTIIDIGGQDTKVIRIDQKGRVVEFEMNDKCAAGTGRFVEVMAKALDVDLNKIGDISLQHKKELAISSICTVFAESEVISLVSEGEEIEDILYGIHRAIADRTIGLINRLGGAKEEVIMTGGVAKNIGVVKALENALGTSLRIHSEPQIVGALGAAILASEKV
- a CDS encoding acetyl-CoA carboxylase biotin carboxyl carrier protein subunit, whose protein sequence is MKCSENDNRSVCFGLQKELTTKFKEAKMATEVTVPMVGKIVNVIVNVGDKVAEDDQIATLEAMKMEMPIVAPVGGVIKEIMVSAGQDVEADAILAIIE
- a CDS encoding acyl-CoA dehydrogenase family protein; this encodes MEFKFSDELESMRKMAYDFAVKNIKPTMEEDEKEHKYRPEMLKKMGDQGMFACIAPEQYGGLGLEEGHMAATLMAMEFARVSPSWGLPFNLQMNGPQNALIKFASDELKEQYLPGLIAGTNGSCFAITEPNSGSDVASMKTTAKEVDDGFILNGTKTWISGVPYCGSGIVYAMTDTAAKHKGMSAFFVDFNTPGVTQRAITTKLGLHCAPTGEIFFEEAKIPKSALVGKLGQGFNICMTMLNFTRLSSAARAVGVSQACIDEACKYSNEREQFGQAIGQFQMIQEQIGRMSVEHDAAKLLVYRAAWQKDQGMNNTLETSMAKYYAAESANFCASEAVKIFGSYGFSSEYPVERYLRDAKSYQIVEGTSNVQKMIIAQFALGYRKS
- a CDS encoding MBL fold metallo-hydrolase, with product MIFNKTGLVKDNLYVTGFPWSPVYLLVSEHPVIFEAGFCCMGRHYEKDIIEILHERKPEMLFITHVHYDHCGAASYLKKVFEGLKIGASGRASEIIQRPNAQALMVNLSENVIKLIENMDDVNNDILVRDQFEPFHVDTLLEDGQIIDFKNGLSVHVFASPGHTRDMLSYYIPEKKFLIATETAGCMSHTGAIVTEFLVDYDAYITSLRRLAELEVDVLCQGHHFVFTGSDVKKHFEKSIISAEKFRETVEDFLRLEDGSVERVVSLIKAQEYDLNPGPKQPEGAYMLNLRKRVAHLAERLEAKRHGDNLS